The genomic window GTACAACGAGGAACACGGCCTCGAGCCAACGACGATCGAGAAGGAGGTCGGCGAGACCAACCTCCCGGGGAGCAAGACCGAGACCTCGAGCGTCTCCGGTCGGGACATCGCGGACGACGAGGAGGCCGAACGCTACATCGCCGAACTCGAGGACCGGATGGACGAAGCGGCGAGCAACCTCGAGTTCGAACTCGCCGCGGACATTCGGGACCGCATTCGGGAGGTCCGCGAGGAGTTCGATCTCGCAAGCGACGAAGACGAGGGAATCGCGCCGCCGACCGAGGAGTTCTGAGCGGGCCGACGACCGATGGATGGTGAAGTCGGTAGACACGCGCGAGCCGGGGGCCGCTTTCGAGAACCTACTCTCAGAAAGATTCCGATCAAAAGCCGAAACTGATCCGGAAAATCGCCACGAGCAACTGGAGTCTGTCTCTACGAAAATTCGGGAGACGGGCATCGAATACGATGTGTTTGCGCTATACGAGGAAGCGGTAGATTATTGCCAATCACTCAGTAGTCCTCTCCCGAAGATTCTAGAGCTTACAGCACGCCGAAACCGTACTCCGCCATCCCGAAGACGGGCGCCCACAGGAGGTGGAGCGCGACGCCGACGACGACGGCGGGCAGGAAGTTGTAGATCGTGGCGACGATCGCGGCTCTGGCGTCGACGGCCAGCAGCGGGAACAGCGCGTCGCCGTCCTGGGCGATCGCGTTGGCGGTCAGCGCCGAGAACGGCAGGCCGCCCTCGGCGTAGACGCTCGCCAGCAGGATCTGCGGGCCACAGCCGGGAATGAGGCCGACGACGGCGCCGCCGATCGGCGCCAGCACCCCCGCCGCCGCGGCGACGGTGGTGACGTCGATCCCCGTGAGGAGGACGGCGTACTCGTAGACGAGGAAGGCCACGAGCACCCAGACGGTGACGAAACTCGTCTCCATCGCCGCGTGGGTGAGCGTATCGTATATCGACCCGAAGGAGTCCCGCGCCCGGGCGATCTCGCCCTCGCCGACGTAGTGGCGGCCGACCGCGTAGAGGTACAGCGACAGCGCCGCGCCGACGATGCCGACGACGGTGAAGAGCCCGTCGAAGCCGAGGCCCGCGGTCAGCGCGACCTCGGGACCGCCGCGCAGCAGGTAGAGGCTTCCGAGGACGAGCCCCGCGACGGCCGCGACCCACCACAGCACGTGCGCGAGGTGCGAGAGCGGGGTCAGCACCCGAGACGTTCGATCCGGGCCGGCTTCGTGCGCGTGCGCCGGCGCCGGGCCGCCGTAGTCGTGGGCGGGATTCGGTCCGACACCGCTGTTGACGACGGTGCCGCCGTCGGCCATCGCCGGCGAGAGCTTCGCGACGGCGTCGTCGACTCGAGTGACGCCGAGCCCGACGGAGTCGACGAGGTAGCCGGTCGCGACGGAGGCCGCGAAGGCGATGGCGTAGGCGTACAGCGCGGCTTCGGGCGCGAGCGCGAGGATGACGAACGCCGAGTCGCCCGCGGTCGCGCCGAGGGTCGCGACGACGGTCCCGAAGCTGACCGTGCCGCGGACGTACAGCGGCATCACGACGATCGCCCCGCCGCAGCCGGGCGTCAGCCCGAGGAGGCCGCCGAACAGCACCTGCAGTCGCTCGTTCTCCTCGATGGTCGAGAGCACGGCGCCGTCGGTCCGGTACTGGATCAGTCCGAACGCCAGCACCGTCACCGCGACGAACGCGCTCACCTGGACGTAGCCGTCCCGTAGCGACTCGAGCAGGACGGTCAGCAGTTCGTTCACGGGACCTCACCCGCCGTTTGTGAGGGGCTCCACAAAAGATTAGACATCTCTAAACATAGGTTTAGTAGCATACGCTATATAGTTGCTGGTGGCCCCTGCCGGTCGGTGCGGCGACGATCGATCGACTGTCCGCTACAGCGAGCGTCGGCTACGCCG from Haloterrigena sp. KLK7 includes these protein-coding regions:
- a CDS encoding putative manganese transporter; its protein translation is MNELLTVLLESLRDGYVQVSAFVAVTVLAFGLIQYRTDGAVLSTIEENERLQVLFGGLLGLTPGCGGAIVVMPLYVRGTVSFGTVVATLGATAGDSAFVILALAPEAALYAYAIAFAASVATGYLVDSVGLGVTRVDDAVAKLSPAMADGGTVVNSGVGPNPAHDYGGPAPAHAHEAGPDRTSRVLTPLSHLAHVLWWVAAVAGLVLGSLYLLRGGPEVALTAGLGFDGLFTVVGIVGAALSLYLYAVGRHYVGEGEIARARDSFGSIYDTLTHAAMETSFVTVWVLVAFLVYEYAVLLTGIDVTTVAAAAGVLAPIGGAVVGLIPGCGPQILLASVYAEGGLPFSALTANAIAQDGDALFPLLAVDARAAIVATIYNFLPAVVVGVALHLLWAPVFGMAEYGFGVL